The following DNA comes from Syntrophorhabdus sp..
ACGGTTCTAACGGTTCAAACGGTGTTTACCTGAGCAGTATCTTCCCCTTCGGTTCGGCGAGGAAGGTGCCTATGATGTGGTAGTCCACGCCGAGGCGGGTGGCTGTCTCTTCGAATTTCGCCCTGTCCGCGGGGTCGAGGGCCATGAGGAGGCCCCCCGATGTCTGGGGATCAAATATGATGTCGAAGAAGAAATCGGACCGCGTGGTGACCACGTGTTCCCCGTAGAAGTCCCTGTTTCGGTAAAGACCTCCGGGTACCAGGCCCGATGTGGCAAACTCCACGGCCTCCGCGAAATAGGGCAGCTTTCCGGCATGGAGCTCGACCCCCAGTGACTCCCGTATCATCTCCTTGAGGTGTCCGGCCAGACCAAACCCTGTGACGTCCGTGCAGGCATGAACGTTCACGGAAAGCATCGCCTCGGCCGCCGTCCTGTTCAGCGTGGCCATGACCGTCGCAACGCCCATTGCC
Coding sequences within:
- the selD gene encoding selenide, water dikinase SelD, translated to YGLAVTGMVHPDKVLLNEGAKPWDILVLTKPLGTGIMNTAIKGKLLNEDAAMGVATVMATLNRTAAEAMLSVNVHACTDVTGFGLAGHLKEMIRESLGVELHAGKLPYFAEAVEFATSGLVPGGLYRNRDFYGEHVVTTRSDFFFDIIFDPQTSGGLLMALDPADRAKFEETATRLGVDYHIIGTFLAEPKGKILLR